A region from the Colwellia sp. PAMC 21821 genome encodes:
- the proQ gene encoding RNA chaperone ProQ: MENKTESEIKVVADEVVEATTNVEATPSVDTEVKRISTKEIIAYLAEKFPACFSIEGAAKPLKIGIFQDLAEKLTGDETVSKTRLRQALRHYTSSWRYLKAIKMGVFRVDIDGNDAAEIDQEQADYASKTLKESQEKFGNKKPKDKVAKKPYKGSAAKGTKPVSKDSTDNSRKEKFNSVKSTKRVVEKTAVKLKPVETSNVVVGKNIKVQLGQSSMDAVITEVSGKDVSVQLNSGMVVKTQVKNIFTE, translated from the coding sequence ATGGAAAATAAAACAGAAAGTGAAATAAAAGTGGTAGCAGACGAAGTCGTTGAAGCAACAACCAATGTTGAAGCAACGCCAAGTGTTGATACTGAAGTTAAGCGTATTAGCACAAAAGAAATTATCGCCTATTTGGCTGAAAAATTTCCAGCATGCTTCTCTATTGAAGGTGCTGCAAAACCATTAAAAATTGGTATTTTTCAAGATTTAGCTGAAAAGCTAACTGGCGATGAAACGGTAAGTAAAACCCGTTTACGACAAGCGCTTAGACATTACACAAGTAGCTGGCGCTATTTGAAAGCCATTAAAATGGGTGTTTTTCGTGTTGATATCGATGGAAATGATGCCGCTGAAATCGATCAAGAACAAGCCGATTATGCCAGCAAAACATTGAAAGAAAGCCAAGAAAAATTTGGTAACAAAAAACCGAAAGACAAAGTAGCGAAAAAACCTTACAAAGGTAGTGCTGCTAAGGGAACTAAACCTGTAAGTAAAGACTCTACAGATAATAGCCGCAAAGAAAAGTTTAATTCGGTTAAGTCAACTAAACGCGTTGTTGAAAAAACAGCCGTGAAGCTTAAACCTGTTGAAACTAGTAATGTTGTTGTTGGCAAAAATATCAAAGTGCAGTTAGGACAATCGTCAATGGATGCTGTTATTACAGAAGTTTCCGGTAAAGATGTTAGTGTTCAATTAAACTCAGGTATGGTTGTTAAAACTCAAGTTAAAAATATTTTTACAGAATAA
- a CDS encoding GAF domain-containing protein: MTKNTFYRDLYTQVEALITDESDVIANMANVSALLFEQLTEVNWVGFYRMINDELVLGPFQGKVACIRIPLGRGVCGTAAIENKVQRVADVHEFDGHIACDASTNSEIVLPLMLNGKVIAVLDIDSMAFNRFSADDQIGLEKLISLFENVMIKHGVIN; this comes from the coding sequence ATGACCAAAAATACCTTTTATCGGGACTTATATACACAAGTTGAAGCCTTGATCACTGATGAATCAGATGTCATTGCTAATATGGCTAATGTCAGCGCTTTGTTATTTGAACAATTAACTGAGGTTAATTGGGTTGGCTTTTATCGTATGATTAATGATGAACTTGTACTTGGCCCATTTCAAGGTAAAGTAGCATGCATTCGCATTCCACTTGGACGTGGCGTTTGTGGAACAGCAGCGATTGAAAATAAAGTACAACGTGTTGCCGATGTTCATGAATTTGACGGTCACATTGCCTGTGATGCTAGCACTAACTCGGAAATAGTATTACCTTTAATGTTAAACGGTAAGGTAATTGCTGTACTTGATATCGACAGTATGGCATTTAATCGTTTCAGTGCTGATGATCAAATCGGTTTAGAAAAGTTAATTAGTTTATTTGAAAATGTTATGATCAAGCATGGCGTGATAAACTGA
- a CDS encoding GFA family protein, with protein sequence MMHINGSCHCGEITFEAEVDENKVKICHCNDCQKLSGTAFRSVAVSEPNSFIFTKGKTKEYVKVAENGNQRAQGFCQHCGSAIYATSVDTLNRVYGIRVGCIEQRDLLVPKSQIWCRSAVPWINEIATIPAFDTVPDQ encoded by the coding sequence ATGATGCATATTAATGGTAGTTGCCATTGTGGCGAAATAACATTTGAAGCCGAAGTTGATGAAAACAAAGTGAAGATATGTCACTGTAATGATTGTCAAAAATTATCAGGTACTGCATTTAGAAGTGTGGCCGTTTCTGAGCCTAATAGCTTCATTTTTACCAAAGGAAAAACCAAAGAATACGTTAAAGTGGCCGAGAACGGTAATCAACGCGCACAGGGCTTTTGTCAACACTGTGGCAGTGCAATTTACGCGACATCTGTTGATACGCTGAATCGAGTCTATGGCATTAGAGTCGGTTGTATCGAACAACGTGACTTGCTGGTGCCAAAAAGCCAAATTTGGTGCCGCTCTGCGGTGCCATGGATCAACGAAATAGCAACAATACCGGCATTTGATACGGTGCCGGATCAATAG
- a CDS encoding divalent metal cation transporter — translation MKLTKIFALLGPGIVWAATSIGVSHIVQATRAGADFGFALLGFIILAHVIKYPFFLFGPKYAGLTGKSLLDGYKRVGNWAFYLFLLLTFTTMFFVQSGVTIVTAALAMNLFGDILSLSQWAALILVIVCAVLIIGHYKLLSNLLKWMMLILVISSIIAWFAAVNRLGFTPSGQAPVISLTSAASIAFIVALIGWMPTAIEVSVWHSIWTTSRVDKPGVISAKNATLDFNIGYFTSFLLAVIFLWLGALLMFGQGEGFADSAAAFAGQLVGIYSQALGEWSWLLMALVTFIALFSTTFAVADGFPQVWKRAVLLASDEPNEQTKNKANKAYIVSLALLVVGSWWIISDFSSDIKALLDFVTTVSFVSAPIYAWLNYKVMMGADVDDDQKPQGWFKVYTLFCLTVLTLFSLFFLWWKFLS, via the coding sequence ATGAAATTGACTAAAATATTCGCTCTATTAGGACCCGGAATTGTTTGGGCGGCAACCAGCATTGGTGTTTCCCATATTGTGCAGGCAACACGTGCTGGTGCAGACTTTGGTTTTGCACTTCTAGGTTTTATTATTCTCGCTCATGTTATTAAATATCCCTTCTTTTTGTTTGGCCCTAAATATGCCGGATTAACAGGTAAAAGCTTGCTTGATGGTTATAAACGGGTAGGGAACTGGGCATTCTATTTGTTTTTATTGTTAACTTTTACCACGATGTTTTTTGTGCAATCAGGCGTAACTATTGTTACCGCTGCATTAGCGATGAATTTATTTGGTGATATTTTATCTTTATCACAATGGGCGGCATTGATACTGGTGATTGTCTGCGCGGTATTAATTATTGGGCATTACAAATTACTGAGTAATTTACTCAAATGGATGATGCTAATTTTAGTGATATCAAGCATCATAGCTTGGTTTGCTGCCGTTAATCGGCTTGGTTTTACTCCCTCTGGTCAAGCACCTGTTATTTCATTAACGTCAGCGGCGAGTATCGCTTTTATTGTTGCTCTTATCGGCTGGATGCCCACGGCTATCGAAGTTTCTGTTTGGCATTCTATTTGGACTACCTCTCGGGTGGATAAACCAGGTGTAATATCAGCTAAAAACGCCACATTAGATTTTAATATCGGTTATTTCACCAGCTTCTTATTAGCCGTTATTTTCTTATGGTTAGGTGCGCTATTAATGTTTGGCCAAGGCGAAGGTTTTGCCGATTCAGCTGCAGCATTTGCAGGACAATTAGTCGGGATTTATAGCCAAGCTTTAGGTGAATGGAGCTGGTTGCTTATGGCTTTGGTGACATTTATTGCCTTATTTTCTACCACCTTTGCGGTGGCTGATGGTTTTCCACAGGTCTGGAAACGTGCAGTTTTGCTTGCCAGTGATGAACCAAATGAGCAGACAAAAAACAAAGCCAATAAAGCTTACATTGTATCGCTAGCATTACTAGTGGTCGGAAGTTGGTGGATTATTAGTGACTTTAGCTCAGATATTAAAGCGTTACTTGACTTTGTTACCACCGTTTCTTTTGTCAGTGCGCCAATATACGCTTGGCTAAACTATAAAGTTATGATGGGCGCTGATGTTGACGATGACCAAAAGCCGCAGGGTTGGTTTAAAGTCTACACCTTGTTTTGCTTGACGGTTTTAACACTGTTTAGTTTATTCTTTTTGTGGTGGAAGTTTTTGTCTTAA
- a CDS encoding M28 family peptidase, with protein sequence MFIRLNKPKHIAFTPSLKSFQIKHLGMLCALSTFLPACASTIVVPPNEQLVLREIQQQVSAERLKKDVTTLVGFGTRHTLSETESETQGIGASRRWIKAEFDKISAQCGGCLEVIYQKETFSGEKRIPEPTEVINVIAIQRGQLDPNRYIIMSGDIDSRVSDPLDYTSASPGANDNASGVAGVIETARVLSQHKFAGTVVYAALSGEEQGLFGGKIMAGIAKKEGWRVEAVINNDMIGNISGINGVINNTTARVFSEGVRFVETPEEARKRRFTGGEVDSPSRNIARYIDQIADQYIPNLDVMMVYRLDRFGRGGHHRPFNAVGYPAVRIMETNEHYDRQHQDLRTENGRAFGDVLSGVDFDFNAKLTSLNAVTMAAMAWAPPPPANTEISGAVKASTTLKWQKPEGKMARNLAGYRVHWRLTTEPTWTHSQYVGDVSEFELKNIVIDNYFFGVSSVAKDGFESPVVFPGPAGSFGGYAN encoded by the coding sequence ATGTTTATTCGACTTAATAAACCCAAGCATATTGCGTTTACTCCATCATTGAAATCTTTCCAGATAAAGCACTTGGGGATGTTGTGTGCATTAAGCACCTTTTTGCCTGCTTGCGCTTCAACCATTGTAGTCCCTCCGAATGAACAATTAGTACTACGTGAGATACAGCAACAAGTCAGCGCCGAAAGACTGAAAAAAGATGTCACTACGTTAGTTGGCTTTGGTACACGTCATACCTTGTCAGAAACAGAATCAGAGACTCAAGGCATTGGCGCTTCACGTCGTTGGATTAAAGCAGAATTTGATAAAATTTCCGCCCAATGTGGTGGTTGCTTGGAAGTTATCTATCAAAAAGAAACATTTTCAGGGGAAAAGCGCATTCCCGAGCCTACCGAAGTGATTAATGTTATCGCTATTCAGCGTGGTCAACTCGATCCAAATCGTTACATTATTATGTCTGGCGATATAGATTCTCGGGTATCAGACCCGCTTGACTATACCAGTGCATCTCCAGGCGCCAATGATAATGCTTCTGGCGTTGCCGGTGTTATCGAAACAGCTAGAGTACTCTCACAACATAAATTTGCCGGTACAGTTGTATATGCGGCTTTATCAGGTGAAGAACAGGGCCTTTTTGGAGGCAAAATTATGGCCGGTATTGCTAAAAAAGAAGGTTGGCGAGTAGAAGCGGTAATTAATAATGACATGATCGGGAATATCTCCGGTATTAATGGTGTCATTAACAATACAACCGCCAGGGTATTTTCTGAAGGTGTTCGGTTTGTTGAAACACCTGAAGAAGCTCGAAAACGTCGATTTACAGGCGGTGAAGTCGACTCTCCGTCACGAAATATTGCGCGTTATATTGACCAAATTGCCGATCAATACATTCCTAATTTAGACGTTATGATGGTCTACAGATTAGATAGATTTGGCAGAGGTGGACATCACCGCCCCTTTAATGCAGTCGGTTACCCTGCTGTACGTATTATGGAAACGAATGAGCATTACGACCGCCAACATCAAGATTTGCGCACTGAAAATGGCCGAGCGTTTGGCGACGTACTTTCCGGCGTAGATTTTGATTTTAATGCAAAATTAACTTCACTAAATGCCGTCACTATGGCTGCAATGGCTTGGGCGCCACCACCACCAGCAAACACTGAAATCTCCGGTGCAGTAAAAGCGTCAACCACCTTAAAGTGGCAAAAACCAGAAGGCAAGATGGCAAGAAATTTAGCGGGCTATCGTGTACATTGGCGACTCACGACTGAGCCAACATGGACACATAGTCAATACGTTGGTGATGTGAGTGAATTTGAATTAAAGAATATTGTTATCGACAACTACTTCTTTGGCGTTAGTAGTGTTGCAAAAGATGGTTTTGAAAGCCCGGTAGTCTTTCCTGGCCCTGCAGGTTCTTTTGGTGGTTATGCCAATTGA
- the prpF gene encoding 2-methylaconitate cis-trans isomerase PrpF: MSQVPQVHVPQVKVPATYMRGGTSKGVFFNLADLPARCQVPGEARDNMLLRVIGSPDPYGKQTDGMGGATSSTSKTVILAKSDVVDHDVDYLFGQVAIDKAFVDWSGNCGNLTAAVGSFAINAGLVDPSRIPKNGVCIVRIWQKNIAKTIIARVPITNGEVQETGDFELDGVTFPAAEVPVEFIAPVDPSEAMFPTGNVVDELDVPAIGTFKAAKYKVTMISAGIPTIFLNAEDLGYTGTELQDAINNDDAALARFETIRAAGAIKMGLINDVSEAVARQHTPKVAFVSGAKDYVTSSGKAVSAADIDLHVRALSMGKLHHAMMGTAAVAIGAAAAIPGTLVNLAAGGGDREAVVFGHPSGTLKVGAQATKVNALWTVNKAIMSRSARVLMEGWVRIPGDSF; this comes from the coding sequence ATGTCTCAGGTTCCTCAAGTGCACGTACCTCAAGTGAAAGTTCCTGCTACCTATATGCGCGGCGGCACATCAAAAGGTGTTTTTTTTAATCTAGCCGATTTACCAGCGCGTTGCCAAGTGCCAGGAGAAGCGCGCGATAATATGCTACTGCGTGTGATTGGTAGTCCTGATCCATACGGAAAACAAACCGACGGTATGGGTGGTGCAACATCAAGTACCAGTAAAACGGTTATTTTAGCTAAAAGCGACGTGGTGGATCACGATGTAGATTACTTATTTGGCCAAGTTGCTATAGATAAAGCCTTTGTTGATTGGTCTGGTAATTGCGGTAACTTAACCGCTGCTGTTGGCTCTTTTGCGATAAATGCTGGCTTAGTTGACCCGTCACGTATTCCAAAGAATGGCGTTTGTATTGTGCGTATTTGGCAGAAAAACATTGCTAAAACCATTATCGCTCGTGTGCCTATAACCAACGGCGAAGTACAAGAAACGGGTGATTTTGAACTCGATGGTGTTACCTTTCCTGCGGCAGAAGTGCCGGTAGAATTTATCGCGCCCGTTGATCCATCAGAAGCTATGTTTCCAACCGGTAATGTCGTTGATGAGCTTGATGTGCCAGCTATTGGTACTTTTAAAGCCGCTAAATACAAAGTAACTATGATCAGCGCGGGTATTCCAACTATTTTCTTAAATGCAGAAGATTTGGGCTATACCGGTACAGAGTTGCAAGACGCCATAAATAATGACGATGCAGCATTAGCACGTTTTGAAACTATTCGTGCGGCTGGCGCGATTAAAATGGGCTTGATTAATGATGTTTCAGAAGCGGTTGCTCGACAACATACACCAAAAGTGGCTTTTGTCAGTGGTGCTAAAGATTATGTAACCTCAAGTGGTAAAGCCGTGTCTGCAGCAGATATAGATTTACATGTACGTGCTTTATCTATGGGTAAGCTACATCATGCCATGATGGGCACAGCGGCAGTTGCCATAGGCGCTGCGGCGGCAATTCCAGGTACGTTAGTCAATTTAGCCGCTGGCGGTGGTGATCGTGAAGCGGTAGTTTTTGGTCACCCATCAGGTACGCTTAAAGTGGGTGCTCAAGCAACGAAAGTTAATGCACTGTGGACGGTAAATAAAGCGATTATGAGCCGAAGTGCTCGCGTTTTAATGGAAGGTTGGGTGCGTATCCCTGGTGATTCGTTTTAA
- the acnD gene encoding Fe/S-dependent 2-methylisocitrate dehydratase AcnD — MNYDYRKPLPGYKNNGLTIDFFDTREAIDTIKPGAYKTLPYTSRVLAEQLVRRCDPAALTDALKQIIEGKQDLDFPWYPARVVCHDILGQTALVDLAGLRDAIAEQGGDPSKVNPVVPTQLIVDHSLAVEAPGFDPEAFEKNRAIEDRRNEQRFHFIEWTKTAFKNVDVIPAGNGIMHQINLEKMSPVIQARDGVAFPDTCVGTDSHTPHIDALGVIAIGVGGLEAETVMLGRPSMMRLPDIIGVKLTGKRQPGITATDIVLAITEFLRNQKVVSAYLEFFGEGTKSLTIGDRATISNMTPEYGASAGMFYIDEQTIDYLKITGREPEQVALVETYAKHTGLWADDLVEAQYPRVIEFDLSSVGRNLAGPSNPHRRLATADLASKDIAKDLAACKEQEANGQMPDGAVIIAAITSCTNTSNPRNVVAAGLIAKRANELGLVRKPWVKSSFAPGSKVAKLYLEEAGLLSEMEKLGFGIVGYACTTCNGMSGALDPKIQQEVIDRDLYATAVLSGNRNFDGRIHPYAKQAFLASPPLVVAYAIAGTIRFDIEKDILGQDQNGNDITLKDIWPSDEEIDAIVASCVKPEQFKKIYTPMFDLGAFEPAESPLYAWDETSTYIRRPPYWEGALAGERTMKGMRPLAVLGDNITTDHLSPSNAIQLDSAAGAYLHKMGLPEADFNSYATHRGDHLTAQRATFANPKLFNEMCRDDKGEVKQGSLARIEPEGTESRMWEAIETYMERKQPLIIIAGADYGQGSSRDWAAKGVRLAGVEVIVSEGFERIHRTNLVGMGVLPLEFIKGETRHTYNIDGTETFDVEGTTSPGAAMSVVMTRRNGEVVTIPVKCRLDTGEEVSVYAAGGVLQKFANDFLESTT; from the coding sequence ATGAATTATGATTACCGCAAACCTTTACCCGGTTATAAAAATAATGGCCTAACCATAGATTTTTTCGATACGCGAGAAGCCATCGATACCATTAAGCCCGGCGCTTATAAAACATTGCCTTACACTTCGCGTGTTCTCGCTGAGCAATTGGTTCGACGCTGTGACCCAGCTGCGCTAACGGACGCGTTAAAGCAAATTATCGAAGGTAAACAAGACCTTGATTTCCCTTGGTATCCTGCACGTGTTGTTTGTCACGATATTTTAGGTCAAACCGCATTAGTTGATTTAGCCGGCCTGCGAGATGCTATTGCTGAGCAAGGTGGCGACCCTTCAAAAGTGAATCCTGTGGTACCAACACAGTTAATCGTTGACCATTCATTAGCGGTAGAAGCTCCGGGTTTTGATCCCGAAGCATTTGAGAAAAACCGAGCGATTGAAGACCGTCGTAATGAACAGCGTTTTCATTTTATCGAATGGACTAAAACGGCTTTTAAAAACGTTGATGTTATCCCTGCCGGTAACGGCATTATGCATCAAATCAACTTAGAAAAAATGTCGCCTGTTATACAAGCGCGGGACGGTGTCGCTTTCCCTGATACTTGTGTTGGTACAGACTCTCATACGCCGCACATTGATGCTTTAGGTGTTATCGCAATTGGTGTTGGTGGCTTAGAAGCTGAAACCGTTATGCTAGGTCGTCCATCTATGATGCGTTTGCCTGATATTATTGGTGTAAAGCTAACGGGTAAACGCCAACCTGGCATTACCGCAACCGATATTGTTTTAGCGATAACTGAATTTTTGCGTAATCAAAAAGTTGTATCAGCTTATTTAGAGTTCTTCGGTGAAGGCACTAAAAGTTTAACCATTGGTGATCGTGCAACTATCTCAAACATGACACCAGAGTATGGTGCGTCTGCCGGTATGTTTTACATTGATGAACAAACCATTGATTATTTAAAAATTACTGGTCGTGAGCCTGAACAAGTCGCGCTAGTTGAAACTTACGCGAAACATACAGGTTTATGGGCTGACGACTTAGTTGAAGCGCAATATCCGCGTGTTATCGAATTTGATTTATCATCGGTAGGGCGTAACTTAGCGGGACCTTCTAATCCACATCGTCGTTTAGCGACAGCTGATTTAGCGTCGAAAGACATTGCTAAAGACTTAGCCGCTTGTAAAGAACAAGAAGCCAATGGTCAAATGCCTGATGGCGCAGTTATTATTGCCGCTATAACGTCTTGTACCAATACCTCTAATCCTCGTAATGTTGTTGCGGCGGGTTTGATAGCCAAAAGAGCCAATGAGCTTGGCTTAGTGCGTAAGCCTTGGGTTAAATCATCGTTTGCCCCAGGTTCAAAAGTCGCCAAGCTTTATTTAGAAGAAGCCGGTTTGCTTTCTGAAATGGAAAAATTAGGTTTTGGTATCGTTGGTTATGCTTGTACAACTTGTAATGGTATGTCTGGCGCGTTAGACCCTAAAATTCAACAAGAAGTTATAGACCGCGATTTATACGCAACCGCGGTATTGTCAGGTAACCGTAACTTCGATGGCCGAATTCACCCTTATGCAAAACAAGCGTTTTTAGCGTCACCACCGTTAGTGGTCGCTTATGCCATTGCCGGTACTATTCGTTTTGATATTGAAAAAGATATTTTAGGCCAAGATCAAAACGGTAATGACATTACGCTAAAAGACATTTGGCCAAGTGATGAAGAAATTGATGCTATCGTTGCTTCATGTGTTAAGCCAGAGCAGTTCAAAAAAATCTATACGCCGATGTTCGATTTAGGTGCGTTTGAGCCTGCTGAAAGTCCATTATATGCTTGGGACGAAACCAGTACTTATATTCGTCGCCCGCCATACTGGGAAGGTGCATTAGCGGGTGAGCGTACCATGAAAGGTATGCGTCCATTAGCGGTGTTAGGCGATAACATTACCACCGATCATTTATCACCTTCAAATGCGATTCAATTAGACAGTGCTGCCGGCGCATATTTGCATAAAATGGGCTTGCCAGAAGCCGATTTTAACTCATACGCAACGCATCGCGGTGATCACTTAACCGCACAACGTGCAACCTTTGCTAATCCTAAATTGTTTAACGAAATGTGCCGTGATGACAAGGGTGAAGTTAAGCAAGGTTCATTAGCGCGTATCGAGCCTGAAGGCACTGAATCACGCATGTGGGAAGCAATTGAAACTTACATGGAACGTAAACAACCGCTGATTATTATCGCCGGTGCTGATTACGGTCAAGGCTCATCAAGAGATTGGGCGGCAAAAGGCGTTCGTTTAGCGGGTGTTGAAGTCATTGTTTCTGAAGGTTTTGAACGTATTCACCGGACAAACTTAGTCGGAATGGGTGTTTTACCGCTTGAATTTATTAAAGGTGAAACACGTCATACCTATAATATTGATGGTACTGAAACCTTTGATGTGGAAGGTACAACATCACCGGGCGCAGCGATGTCAGTCGTGATGACACGTCGTAATGGTGAAGTCGTGACTATACCGGTTAAGTGTCGATTAGATACGGGTGAAGAAGTGTCTGTTTACGCTGCTGGTGGCGTATTACAAAAATTTGCTAACGACTTCTTGGAGTCTACTACCTAA
- the prpC gene encoding 2-methylcitrate synthase yields the protein MTEKKLSGAGLRGQSAGETALCTVGKSGSGLTYCGYDVADLAENATFEEVAYLLFNGELPNAKALATYKADLFAMRDLPQALKEVLKLIPKEAHPMDVMRTGCSFLGNLEPENDFSEQNKAANRLLAAFPAIMCYWYKFSHEGVEIDCTSDEASLGGHFLRLLSGKSPSAQHERVMDVSLILYAEHEFNASTFTARVCASTLSDMYSCVTGAIGTLRGPLHGGANEAAMDMIEKFKSPADAKEQMAGMLERKEKIMGFGHAVYSTSDPRNVIIKAWSEKLAAENGDTSLYDISVACEEFMWDSKKLFCNADFFHASTYNYMGIPTKLFTPIFVCSRLTGWAAHVMEQRSNNRIIRPSADYIGAEPRKVQPIAQR from the coding sequence ATGACAGAGAAAAAATTATCAGGTGCTGGCTTACGTGGTCAAAGTGCAGGCGAAACTGCGTTATGTACGGTAGGAAAATCAGGCTCGGGCTTAACTTACTGTGGTTACGATGTTGCCGATTTAGCTGAAAATGCTACTTTTGAAGAAGTCGCTTACTTACTTTTCAATGGTGAACTACCTAATGCAAAAGCGTTAGCGACATATAAAGCTGATTTATTTGCGATGCGTGATTTACCGCAAGCGTTAAAAGAAGTGCTTAAGCTTATTCCAAAAGAAGCTCATCCTATGGATGTTATGCGCACAGGTTGTTCATTTTTAGGTAACTTAGAGCCAGAAAATGATTTTAGCGAGCAAAATAAAGCTGCTAACCGTTTGCTAGCCGCTTTTCCTGCCATCATGTGTTATTGGTATAAGTTTTCACATGAAGGGGTAGAAATTGACTGTACGTCAGATGAAGCTTCTCTTGGTGGGCACTTTTTACGTCTATTAAGTGGTAAAAGTCCGTCAGCGCAGCATGAACGTGTGATGGATGTTTCATTAATTCTCTATGCTGAACATGAATTTAATGCTTCTACGTTTACAGCGCGTGTTTGTGCTTCAACGTTATCTGATATGTACTCATGTGTTACAGGTGCTATTGGTACTTTACGTGGCCCACTACATGGCGGCGCAAACGAAGCGGCAATGGACATGATTGAAAAGTTCAAGTCTCCTGCCGATGCTAAAGAACAAATGGCTGGTATGCTTGAGCGTAAAGAAAAAATTATGGGCTTTGGTCATGCGGTATATAGTACTTCAGATCCACGTAACGTTATTATTAAGGCATGGTCTGAAAAGTTAGCGGCAGAAAACGGTGATACATCTTTGTATGATATTTCAGTGGCTTGTGAAGAGTTTATGTGGGACAGCAAAAAATTATTTTGTAATGCTGATTTTTTCCATGCCTCTACTTATAACTATATGGGTATTCCAACGAAATTATTTACCCCGATTTTTGTTTGTTCGCGTTTAACAGGTTGGGCTGCTCATGTTATGGAGCAACGCTCAAATAACCGTATTATTCGTCCTTCTGCAGATTATATTGGCGCCGAACCACGTAAAGTGCAACCCATAGCACAAAGGTAA
- the prpB gene encoding methylisocitrate lyase: MSTQLSPGAKFRQAIVNNKPLQVVGTINAYCAMMAEELGHQAIYLSGGGVANASYGLPDLGMTSLNDVIADVQRITSASSLPLLVDIDTGWGGAFNIAKTIRDMEKAGAAAVHIEDQVAQKRCGHRPNKEIVSTEEMVDRIKAAVDARTDKDFFIMARTDAFAQEGLAAALERAKAYAAAGADGIFAEAVKTEEHYRAFTEALDVPVLANITEFGQTELWNKAQLGEWGCAMVLYPLSAFRAMNKAAESVYKTLLADGDQKAEIDNMQTRMDLYDYLGYHDYEQKLDALFTEGKNK; the protein is encoded by the coding sequence ATGTCTACACAACTATCTCCCGGTGCTAAGTTTCGCCAAGCTATAGTGAATAATAAACCACTGCAAGTTGTCGGTACTATCAATGCCTATTGTGCAATGATGGCTGAAGAATTAGGTCATCAAGCTATTTATTTGTCTGGTGGCGGTGTTGCCAATGCTTCTTATGGTTTACCCGATTTAGGCATGACATCGTTAAATGATGTTATTGCTGATGTACAACGCATTACTAGTGCATCTTCTTTACCTTTGTTAGTTGATATTGATACCGGTTGGGGCGGGGCATTTAATATTGCCAAAACCATTCGTGATATGGAAAAAGCCGGTGCAGCCGCTGTCCATATAGAAGATCAAGTAGCGCAAAAACGTTGTGGTCATCGTCCAAATAAAGAAATTGTTTCGACCGAAGAAATGGTTGACCGAATTAAAGCTGCTGTTGATGCTCGTACCGATAAAGACTTTTTTATTATGGCGCGAACGGATGCATTTGCTCAAGAAGGCTTAGCAGCGGCACTAGAACGAGCAAAAGCTTATGCGGCAGCTGGCGCTGACGGTATTTTTGCTGAGGCAGTTAAAACCGAAGAACATTACCGCGCTTTTACTGAAGCACTTGATGTACCAGTATTAGCTAATATTACCGAGTTTGGCCAAACCGAGCTTTGGAATAAAGCCCAGTTGGGTGAATGGGGATGTGCGATGGTGCTTTATCCGTTATCAGCTTTTAGAGCGATGAATAAGGCGGCAGAGTCGGTTTATAAAACGTTACTTGCTGATGGCGACCAAAAAGCAGAAATTGACAATATGCAAACACGTATGGATTTGTATGATTATCTTGGTTACCACGATTACGAACAAAAACTTGATGCCTTGTTTACTGAAGGTAAAAACAAGTAA